In Gemmatimonadota bacterium, one DNA window encodes the following:
- the smc gene encoding chromosome segregation protein SMC — MRLTKLELHGFKSFADQTYLTFEPGVTAIVGPNGCGKSNVSDAVRWVLGEQRARLLRGAKMEEVIFQGSSARRAVNIAEVSLHFENEDGSLPVPFKEVVITRRLSRAGESEYFLNRAPCRLRDIHDLVRGTGLGADSGVVIESKMIDALLSDRPDDRRELFEEAAGVGLYRDRRRSTERQLEATSADLLRIDDLTSEVQTQVRSLLRQRRRAERHAEITTRRFAVELTLAAKEMAAWHEELTGLEEKLGTSREALPAAQQAVRDAESARDAAHAARAGAESARQERAIVAGSARQAVLELQQQLAVAEERHRNAMSRRDRAAQERAEGAAFGDRVRGEFEAAQQDEQQCALALEAAAVALRDKVESEEQARAAVGAARTAADDADRTVREHRDRVRRLELERENAERELAEVAQRTEYLLREHEALAGVLALAERELATADEQLAMAREQAAAAENALDAARAAARAARDAEAVARADVRRVEEEHTAVQAKLAALEGLERERVGLAPAAARLLREKERFGGDAVLGPLSDFIGADASIAGQVERFLGATVHAVVVRDRAAADAVRAWHAEVNPGALLLLPLDAVSANGLSGDPEELGARVRAEGQAGNWVRALLGKVRATNDGNGFIDARGAMWLPARESGAGPLRRRAELEELRVSLSTIEVRRAAVQATAQQVHDTVVRAETDASHAADAAAAAQQGAAQAAQVRNERDRVRERQARELADAVALREKLAGRHTELGERVTASIAAQEETTRQLADAEDAANGKRALLVAADRMQDEAREARAAHQVAHAQAEARRQVATERRERLDRERESAVTRLAALERELETLAMEDGQLEEQMTVWQQEIASRRATQADADQALALAEEGVRAADAALTDSDHALDAARRAADEGAQSLHLAELRFAELSGKRAAIKERLEAEWRRPLEELMIGYTVVEAEDEALRTEAEELRKQIEQLGPVNPLAIEEHEEETKRLEFLTTQRADLAEAQVKLHAAIKEIDVTARELFLTTFATVRAHFREIFMSLFGGGECDLRLEDPERPLDCDIEIHASPRGKKTQRIHLLSSGERALVALSLLFGIFLTKPSPFCLLDEVDAPLDDQNVGRFVKMLNKFKQSTQFIVITHNPRTTTEAADAVYGVTMQEPGVSSLVSVRMNGPAVDDTPTAA, encoded by the coding sequence GTGCGGTTGACCAAGCTCGAGTTGCACGGCTTCAAGTCGTTCGCGGACCAGACCTACCTCACGTTCGAGCCGGGCGTGACGGCCATCGTCGGGCCCAACGGCTGCGGCAAGTCCAACGTGTCGGATGCCGTGCGCTGGGTGCTCGGCGAGCAGCGCGCGCGCCTGCTCCGCGGCGCGAAGATGGAGGAAGTGATCTTCCAGGGGTCGTCGGCGCGCCGCGCGGTGAACATCGCCGAGGTCTCGCTGCACTTCGAGAACGAGGACGGATCGCTCCCGGTGCCGTTCAAGGAGGTCGTGATCACGCGGCGGCTGTCGCGCGCGGGGGAGTCCGAGTACTTCCTCAATCGCGCCCCCTGCCGGCTCCGCGACATCCACGACCTCGTGCGCGGCACGGGCCTCGGTGCCGACTCGGGCGTGGTGATCGAGAGCAAGATGATCGACGCGCTCCTCTCGGACCGCCCCGACGACCGGCGCGAGCTCTTCGAGGAGGCCGCGGGCGTGGGGCTCTATCGCGACCGCCGCCGCTCCACCGAGCGGCAGCTCGAGGCGACGAGCGCCGACCTGCTCCGCATCGACGACCTCACGAGCGAGGTGCAGACGCAGGTGCGGTCGCTGCTCCGGCAGCGTCGGCGCGCGGAACGGCACGCGGAGATCACCACGCGCCGCTTCGCGGTGGAGCTGACGCTCGCCGCGAAGGAGATGGCGGCGTGGCACGAGGAGCTGACGGGCCTGGAGGAGAAGCTCGGCACGTCGCGTGAGGCGCTCCCGGCCGCGCAGCAGGCCGTGCGCGACGCCGAGTCGGCGCGCGACGCGGCCCATGCGGCGCGCGCGGGCGCGGAATCGGCGCGCCAGGAGCGCGCGATCGTCGCCGGCAGCGCACGCCAGGCGGTGCTCGAGCTCCAGCAGCAGCTCGCGGTCGCGGAGGAGCGGCATCGCAACGCGATGTCGCGCCGGGACCGTGCCGCGCAGGAACGCGCCGAGGGCGCGGCGTTCGGCGATCGGGTGCGCGGCGAGTTCGAGGCGGCGCAGCAGGACGAGCAGCAGTGCGCGCTCGCCCTCGAGGCCGCCGCGGTCGCGTTGCGCGACAAGGTCGAGTCCGAGGAGCAGGCGCGCGCCGCCGTCGGCGCCGCGCGCACCGCCGCCGACGATGCCGATCGCACGGTGCGCGAGCACCGCGACCGCGTGCGGAGGCTCGAGCTCGAGCGCGAGAACGCGGAGCGCGAACTCGCCGAGGTCGCGCAGCGGACGGAGTACCTCCTGCGCGAGCACGAGGCCCTCGCCGGGGTGCTCGCGCTCGCCGAACGCGAGCTCGCGACCGCCGACGAGCAGTTGGCGATGGCGCGCGAACAGGCGGCGGCGGCGGAGAACGCGCTCGATGCGGCCCGTGCCGCGGCGCGCGCGGCGCGCGATGCCGAGGCCGTCGCACGCGCCGACGTACGGCGCGTGGAGGAGGAGCACACGGCGGTCCAGGCCAAGCTCGCCGCCCTCGAGGGGCTCGAGCGCGAGCGCGTGGGGCTCGCCCCCGCCGCCGCCCGCCTGCTGCGCGAGAAGGAGCGCTTCGGCGGCGACGCCGTCCTCGGCCCCCTCTCGGACTTCATCGGCGCCGACGCCTCCATCGCGGGACAGGTGGAGCGCTTCCTCGGCGCCACCGTGCACGCCGTGGTGGTGCGTGATCGCGCGGCGGCGGACGCCGTGCGTGCCTGGCACGCCGAGGTGAACCCCGGGGCCCTGCTGCTCCTGCCGCTCGACGCGGTGAGCGCCAACGGCCTCTCGGGCGATCCGGAGGAGCTCGGGGCGCGCGTGCGCGCCGAGGGTCAGGCGGGGAACTGGGTGCGCGCGCTGCTGGGCAAGGTGCGCGCGACGAACGACGGCAACGGCTTCATCGACGCGCGCGGTGCCATGTGGCTCCCCGCGCGCGAGTCCGGGGCCGGCCCGCTGCGGCGTCGCGCCGAGCTCGAGGAGCTGCGCGTGTCGCTGAGCACCATCGAGGTGCGCCGCGCGGCGGTGCAGGCCACGGCACAGCAGGTGCACGACACCGTCGTCCGCGCCGAGACCGACGCGTCGCACGCGGCCGACGCCGCGGCGGCGGCCCAGCAGGGCGCGGCGCAGGCCGCGCAGGTGCGCAACGAGCGCGACCGCGTGCGCGAGCGCCAGGCTCGCGAGCTCGCCGATGCGGTGGCGCTGCGCGAGAAGCTCGCCGGACGCCACACCGAGCTCGGCGAGCGCGTCACCGCGAGCATCGCCGCCCAGGAGGAGACGACGCGCCAGCTCGCCGACGCCGAGGATGCGGCGAACGGCAAGCGTGCGCTGCTCGTCGCCGCGGACCGGATGCAGGACGAGGCCCGCGAGGCCCGCGCCGCGCACCAGGTGGCGCACGCGCAGGCCGAGGCGCGCCGGCAGGTCGCGACGGAGCGCCGGGAACGGCTCGACCGCGAGCGCGAGAGCGCCGTCACCCGCCTCGCGGCGCTCGAGCGCGAGCTCGAGACGCTGGCGATGGAGGACGGGCAGCTCGAGGAACAGATGACGGTCTGGCAGCAGGAGATCGCATCGCGTCGCGCGACGCAGGCCGATGCCGACCAGGCGCTCGCGCTCGCCGAGGAAGGCGTGCGCGCCGCCGACGCGGCGCTCACCGATTCGGATCATGCGCTGGACGCCGCGCGCCGCGCCGCCGACGAGGGGGCGCAGTCGCTCCACCTCGCCGAGCTGCGCTTCGCCGAGCTGTCGGGCAAGCGCGCCGCGATCAAGGAGCGGCTCGAGGCCGAGTGGCGCCGTCCGCTCGAGGAGCTGATGATCGGCTACACCGTCGTCGAGGCCGAGGACGAGGCGTTGCGCACCGAGGCCGAGGAGCTGCGCAAGCAGATCGAGCAGCTCGGGCCGGTGAATCCGCTCGCCATCGAGGAGCACGAGGAGGAGACCAAGCGCCTCGAGTTCCTCACCACGCAGCGCGCCGACCTGGCCGAGGCGCAGGTGAAGCTCCACGCCGCGATCAAGGAGATCGACGTCACGGCGCGCGAGCTATTCCTCACGACCTTCGCGACCGTCCGCGCGCACTTCCGGGAGATCTTCATGTCGCTCTTCGGCGGCGGCGAGTGCGACCTGCGCCTCGAGGACCCGGAACGGCCGCTCGACTGCGACATCGAGATCCACGCGAGCCCGCGCGGCAAGAAGACGCAGCGCATCCACCTGCTCTCGTCCGGCGAGCGCGCGCTCGTCGCGCTCTCGCTGCTCTTCGGCATCTTCCTCACCAAGCCCAGCCCGTTCTGCCTGCTGGACGAAGTGGACGCGCCGCTCGACGACCAGAACGTCGGCCGCTTCGTGAAGATGCTGAACAAGTTCAAGCAGAGCACGCAGTTCATCGTGATCACGCACAACCCGCGCACGACCACCGAAGCCGCGGACGCGGTGTACGGCGTGACGATGCAGGAGCCCGGCGTCTCGTCGCTCGTGAGCGTGCGGATGAACGGCCCCGCCGTCGACGACACGCCCACCGCCGCCTGA
- the aroF gene encoding 3-deoxy-7-phosphoheptulonate synthase, with the protein MLVVMKQSATAADIDRVCTWIKEKGYTAQPMPGAQRTAIGLVGNDGRVDGSALEDLPGVAEVIYVSNPYKQVSREWKQENSLVTIAPGVVFGGTAVPVIAGPCSVENEAQIVASAKAVKAAGAVALRGGAFKPRSSPYSFQGLGKQGLELLALAKRETGLAIVTEAMDDEGAHLVAEYADCIQIGARNMQNYSLLKTVGRIGKPVLLKRGMAATIADLLLSAEYLLAEGNGQVILCERGLRSFDTTSRNLFDLTAIPVVQQLSHLPIVADPSHGTGRRDKVLPMARAAVAAGADGLIIEVHPQPEKAMSDGAQSQTPELFTSTMAQLRRVAEAVGRSIAGPLA; encoded by the coding sequence ATGCTGGTGGTGATGAAGCAGTCCGCGACCGCGGCCGACATCGACCGCGTCTGCACCTGGATCAAGGAGAAGGGCTACACCGCCCAGCCGATGCCGGGCGCGCAGCGCACGGCGATCGGCCTCGTCGGCAACGACGGGCGCGTCGACGGGTCGGCCCTCGAGGATCTCCCCGGCGTGGCCGAGGTGATCTACGTCTCCAATCCGTACAAGCAGGTCTCGCGCGAGTGGAAGCAGGAGAACTCGCTCGTCACCATCGCGCCCGGCGTCGTCTTCGGCGGCACCGCGGTGCCGGTCATCGCCGGCCCCTGCTCGGTGGAGAACGAGGCGCAGATCGTCGCGTCGGCCAAGGCCGTGAAGGCGGCCGGCGCGGTGGCGCTGCGCGGCGGTGCCTTCAAGCCGCGTTCGTCCCCCTACTCGTTCCAGGGGCTCGGGAAGCAGGGACTCGAGCTCCTCGCGCTCGCCAAGCGCGAGACCGGCCTCGCCATCGTGACCGAGGCGATGGACGACGAGGGGGCGCACCTCGTCGCCGAGTACGCCGACTGCATCCAGATCGGCGCGCGCAACATGCAGAACTACTCGCTGCTCAAGACCGTCGGCCGGATCGGCAAGCCGGTGCTGCTCAAGCGCGGCATGGCGGCGACCATCGCCGACCTCCTCCTCTCGGCCGAGTACCTGCTCGCCGAGGGGAACGGCCAGGTGATCCTCTGCGAGCGCGGGCTCCGCAGCTTCGACACCACCTCGCGCAACCTCTTCGACCTCACGGCGATCCCGGTGGTGCAGCAGCTCTCGCACCTCCCGATCGTCGCCGACCCGAGCCATGGGACCGGCCGGCGCGACAAGGTCCTCCCGATGGCCCGCGCGGCCGTCGCGGCGGGGGCGGACGGCCTCATCATCGAGGTGCATCCGCAGCCCGAGAAGGCGATGTCGGACGGGGCGCAGTCGCAGACGCCGGAACTGTTCACGTCGACGATGGCGCAGCTGCGCCGCGTCGCCGAAGCGGTCGGACGTTCCATCGCCGGTCCCCTCGCGTGA
- a CDS encoding outer membrane lipoprotein carrier protein LolA: MIARARALVALVALAAVVLAGTGVDAQQAQPQAPTPAAAPTRADTAALRLLERSAAAYQGARTLRAEFTQRISNPRTRTAFESVGEFFQRGATHFAFKFSKPPEDRIVSDGEVLWLYSPSTARGQVYKLPRGAGAGMDLASSVLKDPARRYTVTAGADTVIDGRAVRAVVLVPKAQGMAFMRAVLWLDVQNALVRRAEFAEATGATRTLEFRNIRTGASLPRDAFVFVPPAGVRVIDQAAMMGGSTRP, encoded by the coding sequence GTGATCGCGCGCGCGCGGGCGCTCGTGGCGCTCGTGGCGCTCGCCGCCGTCGTCCTGGCGGGCACCGGCGTCGATGCACAGCAGGCGCAGCCCCAGGCGCCGACGCCGGCCGCCGCCCCCACCCGCGCCGACACCGCGGCACTCCGGCTGCTCGAGCGGTCGGCGGCGGCCTATCAGGGCGCCCGCACGCTGCGCGCCGAGTTCACCCAGCGCATCTCCAATCCGCGCACCCGCACCGCGTTCGAATCGGTCGGCGAGTTCTTCCAGCGCGGGGCGACGCACTTCGCCTTCAAGTTCAGCAAGCCGCCGGAGGACCGGATCGTCTCCGACGGCGAGGTGCTCTGGCTCTACTCGCCGAGCACGGCGCGCGGCCAGGTCTACAAGCTGCCGCGCGGCGCGGGCGCCGGGATGGACCTCGCCTCGTCGGTGCTCAAGGACCCCGCGCGACGCTACACCGTGACGGCCGGCGCCGACACCGTGATCGACGGCCGCGCGGTCCGCGCGGTGGTGCTCGTGCCCAAGGCGCAGGGGATGGCGTTCATGCGAGCCGTGCTCTGGCTCGACGTGCAGAACGCCCTCGTGCGCCGCGCCGAGTTCGCCGAGGCGACGGGCGCGACGCGCACGCTCGAGTTCCGGAACATCCGCACCGGCGCGTCGCTGCCTCGTGATGCGTTCGTCTTCGTGCCGCCCGCCGGCGTGCGCGTGATCGACCAGGCGGCGATGATGGGCGGTTCGACCCGCCCCTGA
- a CDS encoding S41 family peptidase — translation MRLRTAGSILLVAAAAWSGVWLVQRAVRTDRPALDGARLLDAVMLRVRTSYVDTVDTERLWELAAVGMLDELGDPNTAYLTPERLELLERTASNSYVGVGLAVDARDGWITVTQPRAGSPAERAGILAGDRLVEVDGRSMQDWTVGEAREAFRGPPGSTLKLTVQRGSGDGSRHAYTLERTAIVNRSVARATVLDGGVGFLAISTFSDSTEAELVAVIDSLRAAGARSMILDLRGNPGGLLAQGVQVADLFLDAGKRIVSTKGRVAQANTIYVDSTAERWAEMPVAVLVDHLTASAAEIVAGALQDHDRALVVGRATYGKGSAQAIYRLDNGAAVSLTNARWVTPLGRSIEYPLPDEQPLADADTSRPKFRTPMGRTVLGGGGIVPDVISFDSTAEAASRRLNIELGGKVSAWQSLARSLAASYVREGAVRDSLFAVPAEWRARLYGEMERQGIVVSSLTFGEAHVAVDRIMAGEALRLAFGLPYLARRAARNDPTVQRAAEVLRRARTAKDALTAN, via the coding sequence ATGCGGCTCCGGACTGCCGGCTCCATCCTCCTCGTCGCCGCGGCTGCGTGGTCCGGCGTCTGGCTCGTCCAGCGCGCGGTGCGGACGGACCGGCCGGCACTTGATGGGGCGCGCCTCCTCGACGCGGTGATGCTCCGCGTCCGCACGTCGTACGTCGACACCGTCGACACGGAACGCCTCTGGGAGCTCGCGGCCGTCGGCATGCTCGACGAACTCGGCGATCCCAACACCGCCTATCTCACGCCGGAGCGCCTCGAGCTCCTCGAGCGCACCGCGTCCAACTCCTATGTCGGCGTCGGCCTCGCGGTGGACGCGCGCGACGGCTGGATCACCGTCACGCAACCGCGCGCCGGGTCTCCGGCCGAGCGCGCCGGGATCCTCGCCGGCGATCGGCTCGTGGAGGTCGACGGACGGTCGATGCAGGACTGGACCGTCGGCGAGGCGCGCGAGGCCTTCCGCGGCCCGCCGGGCTCGACCCTCAAGCTCACGGTGCAGCGCGGGTCCGGCGACGGCTCGCGGCACGCGTACACGCTCGAGCGCACCGCGATCGTGAACCGCTCGGTCGCGCGCGCGACGGTCCTCGACGGCGGCGTCGGGTTCCTCGCGATCTCCACCTTCAGCGATTCCACCGAGGCGGAGCTCGTCGCGGTGATCGACTCGCTCCGCGCGGCCGGGGCGCGGTCGATGATCCTCGACCTCCGCGGCAATCCGGGCGGGCTCCTCGCGCAGGGCGTGCAGGTCGCGGACCTCTTCCTCGATGCGGGCAAGCGCATCGTGAGCACCAAGGGCCGCGTCGCGCAGGCGAACACCATCTACGTCGACTCCACCGCCGAGCGGTGGGCGGAGATGCCGGTCGCCGTGCTCGTCGATCATCTCACGGCGAGCGCGGCGGAGATCGTGGCCGGTGCCCTGCAGGACCACGACCGGGCGCTCGTCGTCGGGCGCGCCACCTACGGCAAGGGGAGCGCGCAGGCGATCTACCGGCTCGACAACGGCGCGGCCGTCTCGCTCACCAACGCGCGGTGGGTCACGCCGCTCGGCCGGAGCATCGAGTATCCGCTCCCCGACGAGCAGCCGCTCGCGGATGCGGACACCTCGCGGCCGAAATTCCGCACGCCGATGGGGCGCACGGTGCTCGGCGGGGGCGGGATCGTGCCGGACGTCATCTCCTTCGATTCCACCGCCGAGGCCGCGTCGCGTCGCCTGAACATCGAGCTCGGCGGGAAGGTCTCGGCCTGGCAGTCGCTCGCGCGCTCGCTCGCGGCCTCATACGTGCGCGAGGGCGCGGTGCGCGACTCGCTCTTCGCCGTTCCCGCGGAATGGCGCGCGCGTCTCTACGGCGAGATGGAGCGCCAGGGGATCGTCGTGAGCTCGCTGACCTTCGGTGAGGCGCATGTCGCCGTGGACCGCATCATGGCCGGCGAGGCGCTCCGATTGGCGTTCGGCCTGCCGTATCTCGCGCGTCGCGCGGCCCGGAACGATCCCACGGTGCAGCGGGCGGCCGAGGTGCTGCGGCGCGCGCGCACCGCGAAGGACGCGCTGACCGCGAACTGA
- the tmk gene encoding dTMP kinase: MRGRLVVLEGGEGVGKSTQLRRLAARLTTAGVAHRVFREPGGTAAGDRIRELLLHADAPLAATTEAALFIASRAQLVAQEIGPALARGEQVLLDRFMLSTYAYQIHGRGLDEETVRSANRLATAGLVPDLTILLTLAPEDGLARAGSRGSHDRIERAATEFHERVAAAFARFATGAWQAAHPECGPIIAVDASGAEDEVEARVLAQLDHHLPSLLRPSRNSA; encoded by the coding sequence ATGCGCGGGCGGCTCGTGGTCCTCGAGGGCGGCGAGGGAGTGGGGAAGTCGACCCAGCTCCGGCGGCTCGCCGCACGCCTCACCACCGCGGGCGTCGCGCACCGGGTCTTCCGCGAGCCGGGGGGCACCGCCGCCGGCGACCGCATCCGCGAGCTGCTGTTGCACGCCGACGCCCCGCTCGCGGCCACGACCGAGGCGGCGCTGTTCATCGCATCGCGTGCCCAGCTCGTCGCGCAGGAGATCGGCCCCGCGCTCGCGCGCGGCGAGCAGGTGCTGCTCGACCGGTTCATGCTCTCCACGTACGCCTACCAGATCCACGGCCGCGGCCTCGACGAGGAGACGGTGCGCTCGGCGAACCGCCTCGCGACCGCGGGACTCGTCCCCGACCTCACGATCCTGCTCACCCTCGCGCCCGAGGACGGGCTCGCGCGGGCCGGCTCGCGGGGATCGCACGACCGGATCGAACGCGCCGCCACGGAGTTCCACGAGCGGGTCGCCGCCGCCTTCGCCCGCTTCGCCACGGGGGCCTGGCAGGCGGCGCATCCGGAGTGCGGGCCCATCATCGCAGTCGATGCCAGCGGCGCGGAGGACGAGGTCGAGGCGCGTGTGCTCGCCCAGCTGGACCACCACCTGCCGTCCCTCCTCCGTCCTTCAAGGAACAGCGCCTGA
- a CDS encoding YlbF family regulator, which yields MLNDKAVELGRLIGQSAEYQAVKRANEALNGDRDVVAALQRMETLRHEAQAMIEQGQQPTPEMEQELDQLLTKVQGSTIYQRVIASNENFDKVMMQVNQWILEGIKKGATSSIITLG from the coding sequence ATGCTGAACGACAAGGCGGTGGAGCTCGGCCGGCTGATCGGCCAGAGCGCGGAGTACCAGGCGGTGAAGCGCGCCAACGAGGCGCTCAACGGGGATCGCGACGTCGTCGCCGCCCTCCAGCGGATGGAGACGCTCCGCCACGAGGCGCAGGCGATGATCGAGCAGGGCCAGCAGCCGACGCCCGAGATGGAACAGGAGCTCGACCAGCTGCTCACCAAGGTCCAGGGGAGCACGATCTACCAGCGCGTGATCGCGTCGAACGAGAACTTCGACAAGGTCATGATGCAGGTGAACCAGTGGATCCTCGAGGGGATCAAGAAGGGCGCGACCAGCTCGATCATCACGCTCGGCTGA
- the prmC gene encoding peptide chain release factor N(5)-glutamine methyltransferase produces MTIGELLDELAAALAGPGVPPARAEARDLIAGVLDQPRFWPTAHRDDEIGEHEEGLVRAAAEKRAQGMPMQYALGRAAFRHLVLQVDPRVLIPRPETEMLVDLVLAAQRGGVGRVVDVGTGSGAIALALAAESGFDEVHAVDLSPDALSVARANIAAIPEERRARVHFHEGSLLKPVQGTRFDTVVSNPPYISMSERAELPALVREWEPSMALFSGDGGMWAIRALVPQAADVLVAGGLLAMEVDARRADLAAAAVRDDGRFTDIETRLDLTGRPRFVVARRQER; encoded by the coding sequence ATGACGATCGGGGAGCTGCTCGACGAACTCGCGGCGGCGCTGGCCGGCCCGGGGGTGCCGCCGGCGCGCGCCGAGGCGCGCGACCTCATCGCCGGCGTGCTCGACCAGCCCCGCTTCTGGCCCACCGCCCACCGCGACGACGAGATCGGCGAGCACGAGGAAGGCCTCGTGCGCGCCGCCGCCGAGAAGCGCGCCCAGGGGATGCCCATGCAGTACGCGCTCGGACGCGCGGCCTTCCGGCACCTCGTGCTCCAGGTCGATCCGCGCGTGCTCATCCCGCGGCCCGAGACCGAGATGCTGGTCGACCTCGTGCTCGCCGCGCAGCGCGGCGGCGTCGGACGGGTCGTGGACGTCGGCACCGGCTCGGGCGCCATCGCGCTCGCGCTCGCCGCCGAGAGCGGGTTCGACGAGGTCCACGCGGTCGATCTCTCCCCGGATGCGCTCTCCGTCGCGCGCGCCAACATCGCGGCGATCCCGGAGGAGCGACGCGCGCGCGTGCACTTCCACGAGGGCTCGCTGCTCAAGCCGGTGCAGGGCACCCGCTTCGACACCGTGGTGTCCAACCCCCCGTATATTTCGATGAGTGAACGCGCGGAGCTGCCGGCGCTCGTGCGCGAGTGGGAACCGTCGATGGCGCTCTTCTCGGGCGACGGCGGGATGTGGGCGATCCGTGCGCTCGTGCCGCAGGCGGCCGACGTGCTGGTCGCCGGAGGGTTGCTGGCGATGGAGGTGGATGCCCGGCGCGCCGACCTCGCGGCGGCCGCGGTGCGCGACGATGGCCGGTTCACGGACATCGAGACACGACTCGACTTGACCGGCCGCCCGCGATTCGTGGTGGCCCGACGACAGGAGCGGTGA
- the prfA gene encoding peptide chain release factor 1, which produces MRDRLADALRRAAEVERDLLDPKTVKDAKLMASLGREHQRLGQVVEAAKALERMDTELAQARELLSFDDPELAAEAKQEVARFEAAIPLAEAALKPLLLPPDPLHDRNAIVEIRAGTGGDEAALFAADLYRMYTRYIERHGGWRIEVISMGDGTLGGIKEAIFKVSGHEAFGQLRFESGVHRVQRVPATEAAGRIHTSAATVAVLPEAEEIDLKIEDKDLRIDVFRSSGPGGQSVNTTDSAVRITHLPSGLVVSQQDQKSQLQNKIKAMDVLRSRLLDLKVAEAEAERSRMRKSQVSTGDRSAKIRTYNYPQSRVTDHRIGYTTHDLAGVMDGKLDDLMDALRLADIEEKLSGDAG; this is translated from the coding sequence ATCCGCGACCGGCTCGCCGACGCGCTCCGGCGCGCCGCCGAGGTCGAGCGCGACCTTCTCGATCCCAAGACGGTCAAGGACGCCAAGTTGATGGCGTCCCTCGGCCGGGAGCATCAGCGGCTCGGCCAGGTGGTCGAAGCCGCCAAGGCCCTCGAGAGGATGGACACGGAGCTCGCGCAGGCGCGCGAGCTCTTGTCGTTCGATGACCCCGAGCTGGCGGCGGAGGCGAAGCAGGAGGTCGCGCGATTCGAGGCCGCGATCCCCTTGGCGGAGGCTGCCCTCAAGCCGCTCCTCCTCCCCCCCGATCCGCTCCACGACCGCAACGCGATCGTCGAGATCCGCGCCGGCACCGGCGGCGACGAGGCCGCGCTCTTCGCCGCGGACCTCTATCGCATGTACACGCGATACATCGAGCGGCACGGCGGCTGGCGCATCGAGGTCATCTCGATGGGCGACGGCACGCTCGGCGGCATCAAGGAAGCGATCTTCAAGGTCTCGGGCCATGAGGCCTTCGGCCAGCTCCGCTTCGAGTCCGGCGTGCATCGCGTGCAGCGCGTGCCCGCCACCGAGGCCGCGGGACGCATCCACACCTCCGCCGCGACGGTGGCCGTCCTCCCCGAGGCCGAGGAGATCGACCTCAAGATCGAGGACAAGGACCTCCGCATCGACGTCTTCCGCTCGTCCGGCCCCGGTGGCCAGAGCGTGAACACCACCGACTCGGCCGTGCGCATCACGCACCTCCCGTCGGGTCTCGTCGTCTCGCAGCAGGACCAGAAGTCGCAGCTGCAGAACAAGATCAAGGCGATGGACGTGCTCCGGTCGCGACTCCTCGACCTCAAGGTCGCCGAGGCCGAGGCGGAGCGCTCGCGCATGCGGAAGAGCCAGGTCTCCACCGGCGACCGGTCGGCGAAGATCCGGACGTACAACTACCCGCAGAGCCGCGTCACCGACCATCGCATCGGCTACACCACGCACGACCTCGCCGGCGTGATGGACGGGAAGCTCGACGACCTCATGGACGCGCTCCGCCTCGCCGACATCGAGGAGAAGCTCTCGGGCGACGCCGGCTGA
- the rpmE gene encoding 50S ribosomal protein L31 gives MKPEIHPTYATATVSCACGNTFQTRSTHAELHTDICAACHPFFTGKQKLIDTAGRVERFRQKYAKANA, from the coding sequence ATGAAGCCCGAGATCCACCCGACGTACGCCACGGCGACCGTCTCCTGCGCCTGCGGCAACACGTTCCAGACGCGCAGCACGCACGCCGAGCTCCACACGGACATCTGCGCCGCTTGCCATCCGTTCTTCACCGGCAAGCAGAAGCTCATCGACACCGCTGGTCGCGTCGAGCGCTTCCGCCAGAAGTACGCCAAGGCCAACGCCTGA
- a CDS encoding Crp/Fnr family transcriptional regulator produces the protein MQATTADFLATVPLFRSLAPTEVIAFSQMAREKSYPKGSVILFEDDPGDSLFVVRAGRVKVVLVAEDGREVILGILGVGEHFGELSLIDDQPRSAHVVAMEESTLLVLRREDFRRRVEQSPAVAWALLLELSRRLRRADEKIGSLVLLDVPGRIARMILDAATEGGSETIEKPLTHQTIAHVIGASRETVSRAMREFVEAGWISTERRRIKITDRAALEKRSQQRL, from the coding sequence ATGCAAGCCACCACCGCCGACTTCCTCGCGACCGTCCCGCTCTTCCGGTCCCTCGCCCCGACGGAGGTGATCGCCTTCTCGCAGATGGCGCGTGAGAAGAGCTATCCCAAGGGGAGCGTCATCCTCTTCGAGGACGACCCGGGCGACTCCCTGTTCGTCGTCCGCGCCGGCCGCGTGAAGGTCGTCCTCGTGGCCGAGGACGGCCGCGAGGTGATCCTCGGGATCCTCGGCGTCGGGGAGCACTTCGGCGAGCTGTCGCTGATCGACGACCAGCCGCGCTCGGCGCACGTGGTCGCGATGGAGGAGTCGACGCTGCTCGTGCTGCGCCGCGAGGATTTCCGGCGCCGCGTGGAGCAGAGCCCCGCGGTCGCGTGGGCCCTGCTGCTGGAGCTCTCGCGCCGGCTCCGGCGCGCCGACGAGAAGATCGGCTCGCTGGTCCTGCTCGACGTCCCGGGCCGCATCGCCCGGATGATCCTCGACGCGGCCACCGAAGGCGGGAGCGAGACCATCGAGAAGCCGCTCACGCACCAGACCATCGCGCACGTGATCGGTGCGAGCCGCGAGACCGTCTCGCGCGCCATGCGCGAGTTCGTCGAGGCCGGGTGGATCAGCACCGAGCGGCGCCGCATCAAGATCACCGACCGCGCCGCGCTCGAGAAGCGCTCGCAGCAGCGGCTCTGA